The segment AAACTCTGCCCTTTGCCATCTAAAATCTCCAAATCTCCAAGACCTGACTCTGTACAAACATTATACGTATAATAACATTAATTTAAAAATTTTTTTTAATTTTTTGTGTCAACAGTGAACTATTTATAATTGGCGGTCAATTGTTATATAATCATGCTCTACGGTAAACAACAGACAATATTTCAGGAGGATGGTAATAAATGGAGAAACTGAATAAACTAAAAGGGTTTTCGGGACGCAAGGGGCCTCTTCTTTTAATAATCATGGATGGTGTGGGCTTGGGTAAGGAAGACGAGACAAATGCCGTGTTTACGGCAAAAACCCCCACGCTGGATAAGCTTTTTAAAAGCGAATTTTTTACCTCGATACGAGCGCACGGTGAGGCCGTGGGTTTACCCTCGGATGAAGACATGGGCAACAGCGAGGTCGGACACAATGCCTTTGGAGCCGGCAGGGTGTTTGCTCAGGGGGCAAAGCGTGTAAATGAGGATTTTGCCACCGGCGCCGTATTTAGCGGCAAACTGTGGAACAGCATAGTGGAAAGAGGCAAAAACGGCGGTGCCGTACACTTTATAGGGCTGCTCTCAGACGCCAACGTCCATTCAAACATAAGCCACCTCTACGCAATGGTTAATAAGCTTGCCGAGGTGGGAGTTAAAAAGGTGCGGATTCATCCGCTTTTAGACGGCAGAGACGTGGGCCCCAGAACAGCCCTTGAGTATATAACTCCGCTTGAAGAAGCGCTGAAAAAAATACGCGATGATAAAGGTTTTCATTATGTAATCGCCTCAGGGGGGGGCAGAATGAATGTCACCATGGACAGGTATGAGGCCGACTGGAATATTGTAAAGCGCGGCTGGGATGCTCACGTAAACGGCATCGGCACTCCGTGTAAGTCCTGCACCGAGTATGTTAATGCCTCTTATGCAAAGGATATTGATGATCAGAATATGGATGCTTTTGTTGTGGTAGATGATGCCGGTAATCCTGTGGGGCGGATGGAGGACGGTGATTCAGTAGTGTTTTTCAATTTCAGGGGAGATAGGGCTATAGAGATTTCGGTAGCGTTTGACTCAGGCTCTGAATTCAGCAAATTTGAAAAGGGGCGTATCCCCGATGTTTTCTACGCCGGCATGATGGAGTATGATTCCGACGCCAAAGTGCCTAAGAACTATTTGGTTGTTCCCCCTCAGATAAATGAAACCGTGTGTGAGTACCTGGCGGCGGAAAACATGACAATGTTTGCAATCTCGGAAACTCAGAAGTATGGCCATGTGACGTATTTCTGGAACGGTAACCGCTCCGGCTATATTGATGATAAACTTGAAAAATACATGGAAATTCCATCGGATAAATTAACTTTTGATAAAGCCCCTAAGATGAAAGCATATGAAATCACGGAGGCAACGACAGAGCTGCTCAAATCCGGCAAGTACCGCTTTGGCAGACTGAACTTTGCAAACGGCGATATGGTAGGGCACACGGGGGTAATGGATGCGGCTGTCACGGCGGTTGAGACAGTGGATGAGTGTGTAGGCAAGCTCCTTCAGCTGGTTGAATCCCTTGACGGCATAGCCGTAATAACGGCGGACCATGGGAATTCCGATGAAATGGTTTCGATAAAGAAGGGTAAGAAAACAGTTAAAACCTCACATACGCTTAACCCTGTGCCGTTTGTTATATATGACCCGTGCTACAGCGGCGAGTATAAACTTTCAAATATGGAAAAACCCGGTTTAAGTAATGTTGCCGCCACTTTATGTAACCTCCTTGGCTATGAAAAGCCTGCCGCCTATGACCCGTCGCTCATTACGTTTGTTAAATAATGTTGGAAACTATTAACGGAAGGGGGCTCCGCCCTCTTCCAATTTCCAGCTCCGGTAAGCTCATATGAAAAACGCATTTCTGATTTCGGCTATTCAAAGCGGAGCAGGTAAAACCACGGTGACACTGGCCCTCATGGCGCTGTTTAAACATCACGGCCTGAAAGTCGCCCCCTTTAAGGCAGGCCCTGACTTCATAGACCCCGGTCTTCACACCGCCCTTACCGGTGTAATTTCAAGAAACCTCGACAGATGGATGTGTGGGAATGGTTTTGTAACGGAAATTTTTAATAAGTACAGCACACATGCCGATGTATCTGTTGTTGAGGGG is part of the Nitrospirae bacterium YQR-1 genome and harbors:
- the gpmI gene encoding 2,3-bisphosphoglycerate-independent phosphoglycerate mutase gives rise to the protein MEKLNKLKGFSGRKGPLLLIIMDGVGLGKEDETNAVFTAKTPTLDKLFKSEFFTSIRAHGEAVGLPSDEDMGNSEVGHNAFGAGRVFAQGAKRVNEDFATGAVFSGKLWNSIVERGKNGGAVHFIGLLSDANVHSNISHLYAMVNKLAEVGVKKVRIHPLLDGRDVGPRTALEYITPLEEALKKIRDDKGFHYVIASGGGRMNVTMDRYEADWNIVKRGWDAHVNGIGTPCKSCTEYVNASYAKDIDDQNMDAFVVVDDAGNPVGRMEDGDSVVFFNFRGDRAIEISVAFDSGSEFSKFEKGRIPDVFYAGMMEYDSDAKVPKNYLVVPPQINETVCEYLAAENMTMFAISETQKYGHVTYFWNGNRSGYIDDKLEKYMEIPSDKLTFDKAPKMKAYEITEATTELLKSGKYRFGRLNFANGDMVGHTGVMDAAVTAVETVDECVGKLLQLVESLDGIAVITADHGNSDEMVSIKKGKKTVKTSHTLNPVPFVIYDPCYSGEYKLSNMEKPGLSNVAATLCNLLGYEKPAAYDPSLITFVK